From Persicobacter psychrovividus, one genomic window encodes:
- a CDS encoding Crp/Fnr family transcriptional regulator, whose product MVKETVINQFRGIFEKALLEEIAQHATLVAVNEGDVLMDYGQHIRSMPIILSGSVKIVREDEDGKEVFLYYVNAKETCAMSLTCCMGNAQSRIRATMEDQGEILMLPVIYMDEWMRRFSSWRQFVIQAYQNRFEELLGAVDLLAFKKMDERIATYLHEKAKIKEAQTLRITHGEIAQDLGTSREVVSRILKALEKEGQIALGRNKVTLLG is encoded by the coding sequence ATGGTAAAGGAAACAGTGATTAATCAATTTCGAGGAATTTTTGAAAAAGCATTGCTTGAAGAAATTGCGCAGCATGCGACGCTGGTGGCCGTCAATGAGGGAGATGTCCTGATGGATTATGGGCAGCATATCCGATCGATGCCTATCATTCTTAGCGGTTCAGTGAAGATTGTTCGGGAAGATGAGGACGGCAAAGAGGTCTTTCTATATTATGTGAATGCCAAGGAAACTTGTGCGATGTCCCTAACCTGTTGCATGGGGAATGCGCAAAGTCGCATACGTGCCACTATGGAGGATCAGGGAGAAATATTAATGTTGCCTGTTATTTATATGGATGAATGGATGCGCCGTTTTTCCTCCTGGAGGCAATTCGTAATTCAGGCTTATCAGAATCGGTTTGAAGAACTATTGGGAGCGGTTGATCTATTGGCCTTTAAAAAAATGGATGAACGCATTGCCACCTACCTACATGAAAAAGCCAAAATAAAAGAGGCGCAAACCCTCAGAATTACCCATGGTGAAATAGCACAGGATCTCGGAACCTCAAGAGAGGTCGTCAGCCGAATCCTTAAAGCCTTGGAAAAAGAAGGACAAATAGCCCTCGGTCGCAACAAAGTAACCTTACTCGGCTGA
- a CDS encoding HesA/MoeB/ThiF family protein: MKETIPTRYSRQTILPQIKKEGQLQLMAAKVLVIGAGGLGSPVLTYLAAMGIGHIGVVEFDLVDETNLNRQFIYRAADKGKKKVDAAKKILTEQNPLVNWEFHDLYINRDNVIELIMPYDIVVDGSDNFDTRYLLNDACILADKVLVSGAIHQFHGQVSVFNYQQGPTYRCIFPQQPEAQSAPNCAEAGIMGATAGVIGSLQAMEVVKVICGIGEVLSGKLLLIDLLHHDQQLIQFKLNPENRTVKSLPFPKEERCFIPAEGDQFEDSPANWKTKYPEGILLDIREDYEQEEFPVEGSHHVPLSTLPDYFKNNQTKSPMLVFCQNGIKSKTACLWIKENYPSLTVSELAGGIDKYQN, encoded by the coding sequence ATGAAAGAAACAATCCCTACCCGATATAGCCGCCAGACTATTCTTCCGCAAATAAAAAAAGAGGGGCAACTGCAATTAATGGCCGCAAAAGTGTTAGTGATTGGCGCAGGAGGTCTGGGCAGTCCCGTTTTGACCTATCTGGCAGCAATGGGCATTGGCCATATTGGCGTAGTGGAATTCGACCTGGTCGATGAGACGAACCTCAACCGACAGTTTATTTATAGGGCTGCGGATAAGGGTAAGAAAAAGGTGGATGCGGCAAAAAAAATCCTGACTGAACAAAATCCGCTTGTAAACTGGGAATTCCACGACCTGTATATAAATCGCGATAATGTCATTGAGCTCATCATGCCATACGATATCGTAGTGGATGGATCGGATAATTTTGATACCCGCTACCTGTTGAACGACGCCTGTATTTTGGCCGATAAGGTACTGGTCTCTGGCGCCATTCATCAGTTCCATGGTCAGGTATCGGTATTTAATTATCAGCAAGGCCCCACCTACCGTTGTATTTTCCCTCAACAACCCGAAGCGCAATCCGCCCCAAATTGTGCTGAAGCTGGAATTATGGGCGCCACGGCAGGTGTAATAGGTTCGCTTCAGGCCATGGAGGTGGTAAAAGTCATCTGTGGTATTGGAGAGGTGCTCAGTGGTAAGCTTTTGCTGATTGATCTTTTACACCATGATCAACAACTTATTCAGTTTAAACTCAATCCCGAAAACAGGACTGTGAAATCTTTGCCTTTTCCCAAAGAAGAAAGGTGCTTCATACCGGCAGAGGGGGATCAATTTGAGGACTCCCCAGCAAACTGGAAAACAAAGTACCCTGAAGGAATCTTATTAGACATTAGAGAGGATTATGAACAAGAGGAATTTCCTGTGGAAGGATCCCATCATGTTCCACTCAGCACTTTGCCGGATTATTTCAAAAATAATCAGACTAAATCGCCCATGTTAGTTTTTTGCCAAAATGGCATAAAAAGCAAAACAGCTTGTTTGTGGATAAAGGAAAACTACCCAAGCCTGACGGTCAGCGAATTAGCAGGTGGCATAGATAAATATCAAAACTAA
- a CDS encoding DNA-processing protein DprA — protein sequence MDFDYHLFVLSLCANVGYVTMTAAKKYLAENDVDFPNERAYVEVVANLKRQNSRLRNISVKDVQQALDASDQILDRSEAAGITILDHHHPYFPPLLRHVDGAPFFLYAKGELSCLNELGVGVIGSRSPSDFGKRIGEQLIGRYLIEEFDYTIISGLALGCDAIAHRLALEHQRPTIAVLPSDVQNIYPNEHAGLAMKIAKEGGCLLSMYPVGSKVQKSNFRERDRLMAAISAGMVVIESELASGTMHTATYADEFLKPKAAIYAHSHPNYASKGYAQSPTFQGNVELVENRGWLPLRNGEDIVRFDRQIKRRCAQLSRI from the coding sequence ATGGATTTTGATTATCATCTTTTTGTGCTATCCCTTTGTGCTAATGTAGGCTACGTGACCATGACGGCAGCAAAAAAATACCTTGCAGAAAATGATGTGGATTTCCCTAATGAACGTGCATATGTAGAGGTGGTGGCCAACTTGAAACGCCAAAATAGTCGGCTTAGAAATATCAGTGTTAAAGATGTACAACAGGCCCTGGATGCGTCTGATCAGATCTTGGATCGCTCTGAGGCTGCAGGAATCACCATATTGGATCATCATCACCCTTATTTTCCACCATTATTACGACATGTGGACGGTGCCCCATTTTTTTTGTATGCCAAGGGTGAGTTAAGCTGCCTTAATGAGTTGGGAGTAGGCGTGATTGGTTCGCGCAGCCCTTCGGATTTTGGTAAGCGAATAGGGGAGCAGTTAATTGGTCGATATTTGATTGAGGAGTTTGATTACACCATAATTTCAGGTTTGGCTTTGGGCTGCGATGCCATAGCGCACCGTTTGGCACTTGAACACCAGCGTCCGACGATAGCCGTTTTACCTTCCGATGTTCAGAATATTTACCCTAATGAACATGCAGGTTTGGCAATGAAGATCGCCAAAGAAGGAGGCTGTCTTTTATCCATGTACCCGGTGGGCAGTAAGGTTCAGAAGTCGAATTTTCGGGAACGTGATCGGTTGATGGCGGCCATCAGTGCGGGGATGGTGGTGATCGAAAGTGAATTGGCATCGGGTACCATGCATACTGCCACTTATGCCGATGAGTTTTTGAAACCCAAGGCGGCCATTTATGCCCACAGTCATCCGAATTATGCTTCGAAAGGCTATGCACAATCCCCCACATTTCAGGGCAATGTGGAATTGGTGGAAAACCGTGGATGGTTGCCATTGCGAAACGGGGAAGATATTGTTCGGTTTGACCGTCAGATTAAGCGGCGGTGCGCGCAATTAAGCCGAATTTAG
- a CDS encoding citrate synthase: MSTFAELILDGQSYEFPVVEGTQNEKGIDISTLRSKTGYITLDYGFKNTGSTQSAVTFLDGEKGILKHRGYSIEELCEKSTFLEVANLLIYGNLPNKAHLASFTESIKGYQLVHENYRKILEGFPSHTHPMGILSALATTLNAFHPEALDPHRPNEQVDLSIQKLMGKLPTFTAWAYTHAKGIAHNYPKSGLGYVENFLHMMFSTKLKEYEIDPVIVRALEKLLILHADHEQNCSASTVRIVGSSNASIYASVAAGINALWGPLHGGANQGVIQMLDEIQADGGNVEKYINKAKDKDDPFRLMGFGHRVYKNFDPRAKIIKKDADAVLAKLGVSDPILDIAKKLEETALQDSYFIERKLFPNVDFYSGIILKAIGIPTLMFPVMFAMGRLPGWIAQWKEMRENKEPIGRPRQIYTGNTDLEYKPIEMRS, translated from the coding sequence ATGTCAACGTTTGCTGAATTAATCCTTGATGGACAATCTTATGAGTTTCCGGTGGTAGAAGGAACACAAAACGAAAAAGGTATAGACATTAGTACCCTTCGTTCCAAAACCGGTTACATCACGTTAGACTATGGGTTCAAAAACACAGGATCCACACAAAGTGCTGTTACTTTTCTGGATGGAGAAAAAGGAATTTTAAAACACCGCGGCTATTCCATTGAAGAGCTTTGCGAAAAATCAACCTTCTTAGAAGTTGCGAACCTATTGATTTACGGCAACCTGCCAAATAAAGCGCATTTGGCCTCTTTTACCGAGAGCATTAAAGGTTACCAGTTAGTGCATGAAAACTATCGGAAAATTTTGGAAGGATTCCCTTCTCATACGCACCCGATGGGTATTTTATCTGCATTGGCTACTACTTTAAATGCCTTTCACCCAGAAGCATTGGACCCACACCGTCCGAATGAGCAGGTTGATCTTTCAATTCAAAAATTGATGGGTAAATTGCCTACCTTTACTGCCTGGGCTTATACACATGCTAAAGGTATTGCACACAATTATCCAAAAAGTGGTTTAGGTTATGTGGAGAATTTCTTGCACATGATGTTCTCTACAAAGTTGAAGGAGTATGAGATCGATCCTGTGATTGTTCGTGCTTTAGAAAAGCTATTGATTTTGCATGCAGATCACGAGCAAAACTGTTCCGCTTCAACGGTACGTATTGTTGGTTCTTCGAATGCAAGTATTTATGCCTCGGTTGCTGCAGGTATTAATGCGCTTTGGGGACCACTTCATGGTGGAGCCAACCAGGGGGTTATTCAGATGTTGGATGAAATTCAGGCTGATGGTGGAAATGTTGAGAAATACATCAATAAAGCCAAGGATAAAGATGATCCTTTCCGCTTGATGGGCTTTGGTCACCGCGTATATAAAAACTTTGACCCTCGTGCGAAAATCATCAAGAAAGATGCTGATGCTGTATTGGCTAAATTAGGGGTAAGCGATCCGATTTTGGATATCGCTAAGAAACTTGAAGAAACAGCACTTCAGGACAGCTACTTTATCGAGCGTAAATTATTCCCGAATGTCGATTTCTATTCTGGAATTATCCTTAAAGCGATTGGTATTCCTACTTTGATGTTCCCTGTAATGTTTGCAATGGGTCGTCTTCCAGGTTGGATTGCACAATGGAAAGAAATGAGAGAGAACAAAGAACCAATCGGTCGTCCTCGTCAGATTTACACTGGTAATACTGATTTAGAGTACAAGCCTATTGAAATGAGATCATAA
- a CDS encoding GreA/GreB family elongation factor: MKAYKSYITEAGFEVLKSELDQLWKIDRPAVVQAVAEAAAMGDRSENAEYIYGRKRMREIDIRIAFLRKRLRSVEVRPVIAPAEEGKVVFGAYLKLGLPNGTSMVYQLVGSDETDLKNGKISVASPIGDALMYKKLGDKVEVNTPGGLRVFHIQAVQYEPYQ, translated from the coding sequence ATGAAAGCCTATAAAAGTTATATTACAGAAGCTGGTTTTGAGGTTCTGAAAAGTGAATTGGATCAATTGTGGAAAATTGATCGCCCCGCAGTTGTACAGGCTGTGGCCGAGGCAGCAGCGATGGGAGACCGATCGGAGAATGCCGAGTATATTTATGGAAGAAAGCGAATGCGAGAAATCGATATCAGAATTGCTTTTTTGCGTAAGCGATTGCGGTCCGTAGAGGTGCGTCCCGTTATTGCACCTGCGGAAGAGGGTAAGGTGGTCTTTGGGGCTTATCTGAAACTCGGTTTACCGAATGGAACGAGTATGGTTTATCAGTTGGTGGGGTCAGATGAAACAGACCTTAAAAATGGTAAAATCAGTGTCGCCTCACCCATTGGAGATGCCCTGATGTATAAAAAGTTAGGGGATAAGGTGGAAGTCAATACGCCAGGAGGATTACGGGTTTTCCATATTCAGGCAGTACAATACGAGCCATATCAATAA
- a CDS encoding DUF4136 domain-containing protein, with protein MKTNYKNPLSRIASMMVVIAMSFSMMSCNHQGPTYVDEQDVTLTYYDAEFYSNENTYQTFKIKSVGILSDKDDDQLSKSDSVKISSRLITGFEELGYNYAAEGQEADFYLIAALQENTNTVVGGGAWWWGYPGYWGGWGFPYPPMWGGWYPWWSGAYSYQYTVGSMMIDKVDAHSHDLFEEEFKKRLAAFEEENGTATNKDKMEIAGKMAEDGHEVDFRWQGIIQGVLSRNSEYNEERLARGMNEAFEMSPYMDINKTDR; from the coding sequence ATGAAAACCAATTATAAGAATCCCCTGTCGCGTATCGCTTCCATGATGGTGGTGATCGCAATGAGTTTTTCGATGATGTCGTGTAATCATCAAGGACCAACGTATGTTGATGAGCAAGACGTTACGCTCACCTATTATGATGCTGAATTTTACAGCAATGAAAACACCTATCAAACCTTCAAAATTAAATCCGTCGGTATCCTCAGCGATAAAGATGATGATCAGCTTTCTAAATCTGATTCTGTCAAAATCAGTTCCCGCCTGATTACAGGCTTTGAGGAATTGGGTTACAACTATGCTGCTGAGGGGCAAGAGGCCGATTTTTACCTGATTGCTGCTTTGCAGGAAAACACCAATACCGTAGTAGGTGGTGGCGCATGGTGGTGGGGTTACCCTGGATATTGGGGGGGCTGGGGCTTCCCTTATCCGCCAATGTGGGGCGGTTGGTATCCGTGGTGGAGTGGGGCTTATAGCTACCAGTACACTGTCGGGAGTATGATGATCGACAAAGTGGATGCCCACAGCCATGATTTGTTTGAAGAGGAATTCAAAAAACGTCTCGCTGCCTTTGAGGAGGAAAATGGCACTGCGACCAACAAAGACAAAATGGAGATTGCAGGCAAGATGGCCGAGGATGGTCATGAGGTAGATTTCAGATGGCAGGGTATCATTCAGGGCGTACTCTCACGCAATAGCGAATACAATGAGGAACGACTTGCCCGAGGAATGAACGAAGCCTTTGAGATGAGTCCATATATGGATATTAATAAAACCGACCGTTAA
- the eno gene encoding phosphopyruvate hydratase — protein MTIAKILGQEVLDSRGNPTVEVHIFLNSGIVGRAIVPSGASTGEKEAVELRDGEKRYGGKGVRKAVANVNDVIGPALEGMNITDQRAIDYKMIELDGTDNKGKLGANAILGVSLAAAHTAAAALGIPLYRYIGGVNSAILPVPCMNVINGGVHAQNSVDFQEFKIAPHNAPDFETAIQIGEECFHALKQVLHDKGHNTGVGDEGGYAPDLKSNDEAVEFILRAIEKAGYTPGDDVSICLDPATSEMYKDGGYFFFSSTEETKSADDMVRLWEDWMNKYPIVLLEDGLGENDWEGWKTLTDTLGDKVELVGDDIFCTNPAILQQAIDKGIGNSILIKLNQIGTLTETLETIELANRNNYNCYVSHRSGETEDTTIADLTVGIGCGHLKTGSGCRSERVAKFNQLLRIERELGSAAKYAGIGAFKNVK, from the coding sequence ATGACGATTGCGAAAATTTTGGGACAGGAAGTCCTTGACTCACGAGGAAACCCAACTGTAGAGGTCCATATATTTTTAAACAGTGGAATAGTGGGCAGGGCAATTGTGCCTTCAGGGGCATCTACAGGCGAAAAAGAAGCCGTTGAGCTCCGTGATGGCGAGAAGCGCTATGGCGGAAAAGGGGTACGCAAAGCAGTTGCTAATGTCAATGATGTGATTGGTCCCGCATTGGAAGGGATGAACATTACAGACCAACGAGCAATAGATTACAAAATGATTGAACTCGATGGCACAGACAATAAAGGGAAACTTGGTGCTAATGCGATTTTGGGCGTTTCTTTGGCGGCAGCTCATACCGCTGCGGCGGCCTTGGGCATTCCTTTATATCGTTATATTGGTGGCGTGAATTCTGCTATTTTGCCCGTGCCCTGTATGAATGTTATCAATGGCGGTGTACATGCACAAAATTCGGTGGATTTTCAGGAATTTAAGATTGCTCCTCACAATGCGCCAGATTTTGAAACTGCCATTCAGATAGGAGAAGAGTGTTTCCATGCACTGAAGCAAGTGCTTCACGATAAGGGTCACAATACAGGCGTGGGTGATGAAGGCGGTTATGCGCCCGATCTGAAATCAAACGACGAGGCGGTAGAGTTTATCCTTCGCGCGATTGAGAAAGCGGGTTACACGCCAGGTGATGATGTATCGATTTGCCTGGATCCCGCCACCTCTGAAATGTACAAAGATGGAGGCTATTTCTTTTTCAGCAGTACAGAGGAAACCAAATCTGCAGACGATATGGTGAGATTATGGGAAGACTGGATGAATAAATACCCGATCGTACTACTCGAAGATGGACTTGGCGAGAATGACTGGGAAGGATGGAAAACACTCACGGATACACTTGGCGATAAAGTAGAGCTGGTTGGAGATGATATTTTCTGTACAAATCCCGCAATTTTACAACAAGCCATTGATAAAGGTATCGGGAACTCCATTTTGATTAAACTAAACCAAATTGGTACACTTACAGAAACTTTGGAAACCATTGAACTGGCTAACCGAAATAATTATAACTGCTATGTGTCCCATCGTTCTGGAGAAACAGAAGACACCACTATTGCTGATTTGACGGTCGGTATAGGTTGTGGGCACTTAAAAACAGGCTCTGGTTGTCGTTCAGAGCGTGTTGCCAAATTTAATCAGTTATTAAGAATTGAAAGAGAACTTGGAAGTGCCGCTAAATACGCAGGTATTGGCGCCTTCAAAAATGTAAAGTAA
- a CDS encoding DUF5777 family beta-barrel protein: MKTISTVFLLIISLTFNSFAQADLLAELENSQDTAPAPVFSTFKGTKIINGQSVETRKAGNLEFLIEHRFGTLNSGATEFFGLDQAQIRLGLSYAITDRLTMGIGRSSFNKIVDGYLKFALKKQSDRFPLSMTLFTNMGVKTFQPSSEENLSVLQRSAFAHQLLIAHKWNSKFSFQLSPTWVHENRISAADNSNDTFSIGFGGRYKLNKRTALVAEYFLNVNNRENLNKYDALAIGVDIETGGHVFQIHLTNAQQVIPQGFITDTRGNFWEGDIHLGFNISRDFGLGKAKKKKW; this comes from the coding sequence ATGAAAACCATCAGCACTGTTTTTTTACTTATAATCAGCCTCACCTTCAACTCGTTTGCTCAGGCGGACTTACTTGCAGAACTGGAAAACAGCCAAGATACGGCACCAGCGCCCGTATTCAGCACCTTTAAAGGTACAAAAATTATTAATGGGCAATCGGTGGAAACGCGCAAGGCTGGCAACCTTGAATTTTTGATTGAGCATCGTTTTGGAACCCTGAACAGTGGGGCTACTGAGTTTTTCGGACTCGATCAAGCACAAATACGGCTCGGACTTTCTTACGCGATTACCGACCGACTCACCATGGGAATCGGCCGCAGTTCCTTCAATAAAATCGTCGATGGCTATTTAAAATTCGCTTTGAAAAAACAATCAGATCGATTTCCCCTCTCAATGACGCTTTTTACCAACATGGGCGTCAAGACTTTTCAGCCTTCAAGTGAAGAAAATCTTTCGGTTTTGCAGCGAAGTGCTTTTGCCCATCAGCTCCTGATCGCGCACAAATGGAATTCAAAATTTTCTTTTCAGCTCAGTCCTACTTGGGTGCATGAAAACCGAATCAGTGCCGCAGACAATAGTAATGATACTTTCTCAATAGGTTTTGGGGGCAGGTACAAACTTAACAAAAGAACCGCCCTTGTGGCAGAATATTTCCTGAATGTCAATAACCGCGAAAACCTCAATAAATATGATGCACTTGCCATAGGGGTAGATATTGAAACAGGCGGCCATGTATTCCAAATTCACCTGACCAATGCGCAGCAGGTGATCCCACAGGGGTTTATTACTGATACACGTGGGAATTTCTGGGAAGGGGACATTCACCTTGGCTTCAATATCTCCAGAGATTTTGGACTTGGGAAAGCAAAAAAGAAAAAATGGTGA
- the dinB gene encoding DNA polymerase IV, which yields MSRKIIHIDLDAFYASIEQRDHPEYKGKPLAVGGSRERGVVAAASYEARKFGVFSAMPSVIASRRCPDLIFVRPRFEVYQAVSKQIRKIFHKYTPLVEPLSLDEAYLDVTEPLIGPPSATLIAEMIRNEIFEVTGLTASAGISYCKFLAKVASDINKPNGMYIIQPDAAVSFLERLPIKKFHGIGKVTAEKMKEMGISTGFDLKNYTQKQLVRKFGRAGAHFYRIVRGDDQRPVIPDRVRKSIGAENTFNSDLSHHDELLDQLYKICETVWKRALHSNASGKTITLKVKFHDFKQISRSKSLDHYVKSEKELREQVLKLFFGAEEDYEPIRLMGVSISNLNIPDERFNKQLQIPFKHRFHHK from the coding sequence ATTTCAAGAAAGATCATACATATTGATTTAGACGCCTTTTACGCTTCCATCGAACAACGTGACCACCCAGAATACAAGGGAAAACCACTTGCTGTGGGAGGTTCCCGAGAACGTGGGGTTGTGGCGGCAGCAAGTTATGAAGCGCGAAAGTTTGGGGTTTTCAGTGCCATGCCTTCAGTTATTGCTTCCCGAAGGTGCCCCGATCTTATTTTTGTAAGACCACGGTTTGAGGTCTATCAGGCTGTTTCGAAACAAATCCGTAAAATTTTTCATAAGTACACGCCACTGGTGGAACCGCTTTCATTGGATGAAGCTTACCTTGATGTTACCGAACCGTTAATAGGCCCTCCCTCTGCCACACTTATTGCGGAAATGATCAGGAATGAAATTTTCGAAGTTACAGGTCTAACTGCATCGGCGGGAATTTCCTATTGCAAATTCTTGGCTAAAGTTGCTTCAGACATTAACAAACCCAACGGAATGTACATCATTCAACCCGATGCGGCGGTCTCTTTTCTTGAGCGATTACCCATCAAAAAATTCCATGGCATTGGTAAGGTTACCGCAGAAAAAATGAAGGAGATGGGCATTTCTACAGGATTTGACCTGAAAAATTATACCCAAAAACAGTTGGTCAGAAAATTTGGGCGTGCAGGGGCGCACTTCTATCGTATTGTTCGCGGTGATGATCAACGCCCTGTAATTCCAGATCGCGTTCGCAAATCCATTGGTGCAGAAAACACCTTTAACAGCGATTTATCACACCATGATGAACTCCTGGATCAGCTCTACAAAATATGTGAAACTGTTTGGAAAAGGGCGCTCCACAGTAATGCTTCTGGAAAAACCATTACCCTGAAAGTTAAATTCCATGACTTTAAACAAATCAGCAGAAGTAAATCCCTGGATCATTATGTAAAATCAGAAAAGGAATTGCGAGAGCAGGTACTGAAACTCTTTTTCGGTGCTGAAGAAGATTATGAACCAATCAGGCTGATGGGGGTCAGTATCTCCAACCTCAACATTCCTGATGAGCGGTTTAACAAGCAACTTCAAATCCCTTTCAAGCATCGGTTTCATCACAAATAG
- a CDS encoding YceI family protein encodes MLDTKWKIAIIVCWAIFSMQQHACAQKIRATQMVISFYSKAPLEDIDATNNQGVSAIDMATSKIAFVVPIIGFEFKNGLMQEHFNENYLESDQYPKATYAGDLIHFDPEKKGVQKVSTKGVLTIHGQSQSIEAKGTMERKGSEWHLICQFSVKLEDYDIEVPKLMFQKIAETISIDLQATYPLQ; translated from the coding sequence ATGCTGGATACAAAATGGAAAATTGCGATAATCGTCTGTTGGGCGATATTCTCGATGCAGCAGCATGCCTGCGCTCAAAAAATACGTGCCACTCAAATGGTGATTTCCTTTTATTCGAAAGCGCCATTGGAGGACATCGATGCGACAAACAATCAAGGTGTCTCGGCCATTGACATGGCAACATCAAAAATTGCTTTCGTTGTCCCTATTATCGGTTTTGAGTTTAAAAACGGGCTGATGCAGGAACATTTCAATGAAAATTATCTTGAATCTGACCAATACCCCAAAGCAACATATGCAGGGGATTTAATTCATTTTGATCCTGAAAAAAAAGGCGTGCAAAAGGTCAGTACGAAAGGAGTCCTGACCATCCATGGCCAAAGTCAGTCTATTGAAGCAAAAGGCACCATGGAACGTAAAGGCTCGGAGTGGCACTTAATATGCCAATTTTCTGTAAAGCTCGAAGATTATGACATTGAAGTTCCAAAATTAATGTTTCAGAAAATCGCTGAAACCATTTCCATCGATCTACAAGCCACCTACCCGCTCCAATGA
- a CDS encoding zinc ribbon domain-containing protein — protein MSKPAINYECPKCKNRTYDVGEIRTTGGFWSKIFDVQNKKFTHVTCKRCGYTEFFKGSTSMLSSMFDLFT, from the coding sequence ATGAGCAAACCTGCGATAAATTATGAATGCCCTAAGTGTAAAAATCGCACCTATGACGTTGGCGAAATCAGAACTACAGGAGGGTTTTGGAGTAAGATTTTTGACGTTCAAAACAAAAAGTTTACCCATGTTACCTGTAAACGCTGCGGATACACCGAATTTTTCAAAGGCAGTACCAGCATGCTCAGTTCGATGTTTGATCTATTCACATAA
- a CDS encoding DUF5723 family protein produces the protein MKKVSLLFFVILFILWSPIRGLAQWHQTGFLLDPTRSAYGLQFNPAWQPAEKVMIGVPALNRISIGYDATVNANDLFIFDGTSVTFELEHLIESGMEDYRGQVNARAGLMNVGFKTGKHFINFGVAARAFGYFSMDGDLLLALAENLELDDGVYEFDDVQFRGLSYVEVALGDAIKINDRWQVGFRAKYLQGIGQIESDNFSGVATVDRSVNRASIQFNQAGVRSAGYDFSEGSQDRFDISDNRGFGADIAVQYNVSDDLQVGTSFVDLGRIHWKSNGLNFTISDNVYETPGTVLEAVTYYKTLEDGIRDVVVSDTTKAKAYWENMPAMNYTYAIYNLTERHQVSALLVNTLFQTDWDIAGTIGYNYYVGKGMTVHANVTSSNEKLAQLGVGFRVQAGPVQLVATVDDLPGIFHYKTAKQQAVGFGLNLLFGKDE, from the coding sequence ATGAAAAAAGTCTCCTTATTATTCTTCGTGATTTTGTTTATTCTTTGGTCGCCGATCCGCGGTTTGGCGCAATGGCATCAAACGGGATTCCTGCTGGATCCAACGCGTTCTGCTTATGGGTTGCAATTCAATCCAGCTTGGCAGCCAGCAGAAAAAGTGATGATTGGGGTTCCAGCTTTGAATCGGATTAGCATTGGTTACGATGCTACCGTGAACGCCAACGATCTTTTTATTTTTGACGGGACCTCAGTAACCTTTGAACTGGAACATCTAATAGAGTCTGGTATGGAAGATTACCGCGGTCAGGTGAATGCACGGGCTGGCCTGATGAATGTAGGCTTTAAGACAGGAAAGCATTTTATCAATTTTGGTGTAGCGGCCCGAGCTTTCGGATATTTTTCCATGGATGGTGATCTATTGCTGGCTTTGGCGGAAAATTTAGAATTGGATGATGGGGTTTATGAGTTTGATGATGTTCAGTTTCGAGGGTTAAGTTATGTGGAAGTTGCTTTGGGCGATGCCATTAAGATTAATGACCGATGGCAAGTAGGTTTCCGAGCTAAATATTTACAGGGAATAGGGCAGATTGAATCTGATAATTTTTCAGGTGTTGCAACGGTTGATCGAAGTGTCAATCGGGCAAGTATTCAATTTAATCAGGCGGGAGTGCGCTCTGCAGGCTATGATTTTTCCGAAGGATCACAGGATCGTTTTGATATTTCTGATAATAGGGGCTTTGGGGCTGATATTGCGGTGCAGTATAATGTGAGCGATGATCTTCAGGTGGGGACATCGTTTGTGGACCTGGGTAGAATTCATTGGAAAAGTAACGGGCTTAATTTTACTATTTCTGACAATGTCTATGAAACTCCGGGGACGGTATTGGAGGCTGTAACCTATTACAAAACTCTCGAAGATGGAATTCGCGATGTCGTTGTTTCGGATACGACCAAAGCCAAAGCCTATTGGGAAAATATGCCAGCGATGAATTATACCTATGCTATTTATAATTTAACAGAAAGGCATCAGGTTTCTGCTTTGTTGGTCAATACACTTTTTCAAACAGATTGGGATATAGCAGGGACGATCGGTTATAATTATTATGTGGGGAAAGGAATGACAGTGCATGCCAATGTAACGAGCAGCAATGAAAAGCTGGCGCAGTTGGGTGTTGGTTTTAGGGTACAGGCGGGACCTGTGCAATTGGTTGCTACTGTGGATGATCTGCCTGGCATATTTCATTACAAAACTGCAAAGCAACAGGCGGTTGGATTTGGGTTGAATCTGCTTTTTGGCAAAGATGAATAA